The window GGGGTCTATCCCGACAGCCATCGTCATGGGATAGACGATGGGTATGGTCCCGACGATCATTGCCAGGGCATCGAAGAAGCATCCCAGGATGAGATAAAAAATGGTCAACGCCAAAATCAGCGAGGAGGGCGAAGCGTTCAGGCGCGTGACAAAATCCGCCATGATCTCGGGGACCCCCATCAGCCCCAGGACAAACGTCAGGTAGAACGCGGCCGAGGTGATGAGAAGGATCATGGCCGTTATCAGGATCGTTCTCTCGAAACACTCGTGCAGCATCTTGAAACTCAATCTCCCGGCCAGGGCGGTCAAGGCGAAGGCCCCGACGACCGCCAAAGCGGCCGACTCTGTGGGAGTGGCCCAACCGAGATAAATGCTGCCCATGACCAGCGTAAAGATCACCACAGGCGGAAGGAGGTCCTTCAGGTTGGTCGATACCCCGACGAGGTCGATTCCCTCGAGGAAGGGGTCGTCTCTGGCCGCCATCCCTATCTGGACACTCATGACGTCGA is drawn from uncultured Fretibacterium sp. and contains these coding sequences:
- a CDS encoding TRAP transporter large permease subunit, which translates into the protein MKRFVTVFTAAVLCSVFLPAAAGSAEAADPKVMRVVGNFSTNYKHVELEKPFFVDLPQSAGLEFRTSYNTMDAVNVKAEDALRLLRSGTFDVMSVQIGMAARDDPFLEGIDLVGVSTNLKDLLPPVVIFTLVMGSIYLGWATPTESAALAVVGAFALTALAGRLSFKMLHECFERTILITAMILLITSAAFYLTFVLGLMGVPEIMADFVTRLNASPSSLILALTIFYLILGCFFDALAMIVGTIPIVYPMTMAVGIDPIWFGIFLVLMAELALITPPMGMNLYVVQGVRKEGSISTVIVGTLPFLVVMLLFIVLVFAFPLLVTWLPEVAF